Proteins encoded together in one bacterium window:
- a CDS encoding fructose-6-phosphate aldolase — MKIFIDTANRDLIRQWASTGILDGVTTNPSTLSKEGQNSKAVLLEICSLVAGDVSIEVVEKEPEMVYKQAREISQLAPNVVVKIPFAKEYLPVIARLAHEGIKLNITLVFSAIQVLLVAKLGVTYISPFVGRLDDIGGDGVGLVRDAMHIVQEYDFDSKILAASIRSVKHWQDIIAVGSDVITLPPAVLADAMHHPLTESGIVKFDKDWLSLGKKDLLT, encoded by the coding sequence ATGAAAATTTTTATAGATACGGCTAATCGTGATCTTATCAGGCAATGGGCTTCAACGGGTATTCTTGATGGAGTTACGACTAATCCCAGTACGCTGAGCAAGGAAGGCCAAAATTCCAAAGCAGTTTTGCTTGAAATATGCTCTCTGGTTGCGGGCGATGTGAGTATTGAAGTTGTTGAAAAAGAACCAGAAATGGTGTATAAACAGGCGCGTGAAATTTCGCAATTGGCGCCCAATGTTGTTGTAAAAATTCCTTTTGCCAAAGAATATTTACCGGTCATTGCGCGGTTGGCGCACGAAGGTATTAAGCTGAATATTACGCTGGTGTTTTCAGCAATTCAAGTCTTACTGGTTGCCAAACTGGGCGTCACGTACATATCGCCATTTGTTGGTAGATTAGACGATATTGGTGGCGATGGTGTTGGTTTAGTTAGAGATGCGATGCACATTGTGCAAGAGTATGATTTTGATAGCAAAATTTTAGCAGCTTCAATCCGTAGCGTGAAACATTGGCAAGATATTATTGCTGTTGGTTCTGATGTTATTACGTTGCCGCCTGCGGTGTTGGCAGATGCGATGCATCATCCGTTGACGGAAAGTGGGATTGTAAAGTTTGATAAAGATTGGCTTTCTTTGGGCAAGAAAGATTTACTGACCTAG
- a CDS encoding leucine--tRNA ligase, with protein MIMSYDFKIVEEKWRNSWQKDPYFKMRNDTTKEAFYCLDMFPYPSGSGIHVGHWKGYVFSDVYARMKWLQGYDVLHPMGWDAFGLPAENDAIKKGIHPKGGTAANIANFKRQLANIGAIYDWSKEVDTTDPAYYKWTQWIFLQMYKAGLAYQDSMPINWCPKCLTGLANEEVVAGGCERCGSPTEQKPVRQWVLRITDYAEKLLQGLETLEWPEKVKLMQSNWIGKSEGLIFTAPVKDTNLTLQTFSAHFEAFIADTFVVIAPDHPFLQTLVAGTEREQEVLEYCKKLLQSRAENKFEEKEIEGIFTGRYIVDPVGNGDLPIWVASFAIKDYGTGVVKCSAHDERDFKFAKKYSIPLKAVLLPEDPVLAEQVKNLEVCYADMQHGILQAPAQFAGKRAGDVRHAIIEYCEHKGLAKRKISYRLRDWIFSRQRYWGEPIPLVHCDVCGVVPVPESELPIVLPEVERYQPTGTGESPLAAISEWVNTPCPQCGVMAKRETNTMPQWAGSCWYFLRYPNPGLTDKPFSQDDMKRWLPVDLYVGGIEHAILHLLYARFYVKVLHDLGHLPFDEPFKQLFNQGMVCMKSSISGRVEKMSKSKGNVVNPDEIVDEMGADTLRMYMLFMGPPELDTEWQTSSIKGVYSFLNRLWLFLTSEGTLLPAGTKADNPTQRRFHQFLKDYQLRLESFKVNTAVSAIMEYLNDLTGQKLQFDHEMLEQFLTVLSVMVPHFASELLEKLLHKQLADCVWPVYNAELAHVADVEYAIQINGKLRGSIVVAKNLAQADVEPLAKEQVKKWLEDKNILKTVFVQDRLISFVIK; from the coding sequence ATGATAATGAGTTACGATTTTAAAATTGTTGAAGAAAAATGGCGTAATTCTTGGCAAAAGGATCCTTATTTTAAAATGAGGAACGATACTACCAAGGAAGCGTTTTATTGTTTGGATATGTTTCCCTATCCTTCCGGGTCTGGTATTCACGTGGGTCATTGGAAGGGTTACGTATTTTCAGATGTTTATGCTCGGATGAAATGGCTGCAGGGTTATGATGTTTTGCATCCAATGGGGTGGGATGCTTTTGGTCTACCGGCAGAAAATGATGCTATTAAAAAAGGCATTCATCCAAAAGGTGGGACGGCTGCCAATATTGCCAATTTCAAGCGCCAACTTGCCAATATTGGTGCGATTTACGATTGGAGCAAAGAGGTTGATACTACCGATCCTGCGTACTACAAATGGACGCAATGGATCTTTTTGCAAATGTACAAAGCAGGCCTTGCTTACCAAGACAGCATGCCCATTAACTGGTGCCCAAAATGTTTGACTGGCCTTGCCAACGAAGAAGTGGTGGCGGGTGGATGCGAGCGTTGTGGTTCTCCAACCGAGCAAAAGCCGGTGCGTCAATGGGTTTTGCGGATTACTGATTATGCTGAAAAATTGCTTCAAGGGCTAGAGACGCTTGAGTGGCCAGAAAAGGTCAAACTCATGCAAAGTAACTGGATTGGCAAAAGCGAGGGCCTGATTTTTACCGCCCCCGTCAAAGATACCAACCTGACATTGCAGACTTTTTCAGCTCATTTTGAGGCTTTTATTGCCGATACGTTTGTGGTGATAGCGCCTGATCATCCGTTTTTGCAAACGTTGGTGGCGGGTACTGAGCGCGAGCAGGAAGTGCTTGAATATTGCAAAAAGCTTCTTCAAAGCCGTGCTGAAAACAAATTTGAAGAAAAAGAAATAGAAGGTATTTTTACCGGTCGTTATATTGTTGACCCGGTTGGTAATGGCGATTTGCCTATTTGGGTAGCAAGCTTTGCTATTAAAGATTATGGTACTGGTGTTGTGAAATGTTCGGCTCACGATGAGCGTGACTTTAAGTTTGCCAAAAAGTATAGCATTCCGCTTAAAGCTGTTTTATTGCCTGAGGATCCAGTGTTGGCTGAACAAGTAAAAAATCTTGAAGTGTGTTATGCCGACATGCAGCATGGTATTTTGCAAGCTCCGGCTCAGTTTGCTGGCAAGCGTGCAGGCGATGTTCGTCACGCAATTATTGAATATTGTGAGCATAAAGGCCTGGCCAAGCGTAAAATTTCTTATCGCTTGCGTGATTGGATTTTTTCACGCCAACGTTATTGGGGTGAACCTATTCCACTTGTTCATTGCGATGTCTGTGGTGTGGTGCCGGTGCCTGAAAGTGAACTGCCAATTGTTTTACCTGAAGTTGAGCGTTATCAGCCAACAGGGACGGGAGAGTCACCATTGGCGGCCATCAGCGAGTGGGTTAATACTCCCTGTCCGCAGTGTGGCGTTATGGCCAAACGTGAAACCAATACCATGCCTCAATGGGCCGGTTCATGCTGGTATTTTTTGCGTTATCCAAACCCAGGGCTGACCGACAAGCCGTTTAGTCAAGATGATATGAAGCGTTGGCTGCCGGTTGATTTGTATGTTGGTGGCATTGAACATGCTATTTTGCATCTTTTGTATGCGCGTTTTTATGTCAAAGTATTGCATGATCTTGGGCATTTGCCCTTTGATGAACCGTTCAAACAACTGTTCAATCAGGGCATGGTGTGTATGAAGAGTTCTATTTCTGGTCGTGTTGAAAAGATGTCTAAATCAAAAGGCAACGTAGTTAACCCAGACGAAATTGTTGATGAAATGGGCGCTGACACGTTGCGGATGTACATGCTCTTTATGGGGCCGCCAGAGCTTGATACGGAATGGCAAACATCATCAATTAAGGGCGTTTACAGTTTCTTAAATCGCTTGTGGTTGTTTTTGACAAGTGAAGGTACGTTGTTGCCAGCCGGTACCAAAGCAGACAATCCAACACAACGTCGCTTCCACCAGTTCTTAAAAGATTACCAACTACGTTTGGAAAGTTTTAAAGTGAACACGGCAGTGTCAGCGATTATGGAATATTTAAATGATTTAACTGGACAAAAATTGCAGTTCGATCATGAAATGCTTGAACAATTTTTGACTGTTTTGTCAGTAATGGTTCCTCATTTTGCTAGTGAATTATTAGAAAAGTTGTTGCATAAGCAGTTGGCTGATTGCGTGTGGCCAGTGTACAACGCTGAACTTGCGCATGTTGCTGATGTTGAGTATGCCATTCAAATTAATGGTAAGTTGCGGGGCAGTATTGTTGTAGCCAAAAACTTGGCGCAAGCTGATGTTGAGCCGCTTGCCAAAGAACAAGTTAAAAAGTGGCTTGAAGACAAAAACATTTTAAAAACAGTCTTTGTTCAAGATCGTTTGATTAGCTTTGTAATTAAATAA